GTCGGTCTGACCCACCCGCACGAAGTAGGCATCCGGTTCGGTGCCGATCGTGTAGTCGAAGGTGTCGAGGGCGCCGGCGACGGCATCCGCGTCTTGCGCGTCGATGTTCTGCGCCAGCACGTGCCAGGCGAGGGCCCGGTAGGCCGCACCGGTGTCGAGGTAACCGTAGCCGAGCTTGCGGGCCACGGCACGGCTCACGCTGGACTTGCCGCTGCCGGCGGGCCCGTCAATCGCGACGAACAGGGGGTAGGAGTGCTTGCTCAAACGTCTAACCGACAATCCGCCAGCCGCGGGCGGCCAGCTCAGTGGTGAGGCGGCTGACCGCCTCGGGGAGGATGCTGATCTCGGCGAGCCCGATCTGGGCTCCCGGGGAGTGCTCGAGGCGCAGGTCCTCGAGGTTGACGCCCACCTCGCCGATCTCGTTGAAGAGACGGGCGAGCTGGCCGGGGGTGTCGTCGACCATCACGGTGATGACGGAGTAGCGGCGGTCCTGACCGTGTTTGCCGGGCAGCCGGGCCACGCCGGCGTTGCCGCCGGCGATCTCCTCGGCCACCTGCCGGCGGGCGCCGGGGGCGGCGGGGTCGGCGAGGGCGTCGATGAACCGGTCCAGGTCGTCACGGAGGGCCAGCAGGATCTGCCGCACCGGGGCGGGGTTGGCGCCGAGGATCTGTACCCACAGTTCGGGGTCGCTCGCGGCGACCCGGGTGACGTCGCGCACTCCCCCGCCGGCGAGGTTGAGCGCGGAGCCGGGCGCGTCGGTGAGCCGGCGCGCCATCAGGGTGGACACCACCTGGGGCACGTGAGAGACCAGGGCGACGGCGTTGTCGTGGTCCTCCGGGCTCATCTCCACCAGGGTGGCGCCGAGGTCGAGGATCAGGTCGTCGATGGCGGTGGCGCGCTGGTAGCTGATCGCGTCGTGCGCGGCGACCACCCAGGGGCGGCCGATGAACAGGTCGGCGCGGCCGGCGAGGGGTCCGCCGCGTTCGCGGCCGGCCAGCGGGTGCGAGCCGATGTACCGGGAGACGTCGGCGCCGCGTTCGCGCAGCTCGGTGAGCGGGGCCAGCTTGACGCTGGCCACATCCGTCACGATCGCGTCGGGGAACGCTTCGAGTTCGCGGGCGACGATGTCGGCCGTCACGTCCGGCGGCACGCACACGACGATGAGCTGCGGGGCGTCGCCGGCAGCGGCGGCGCGGCCGGCGCCGTAGTCGATGGCCAGCGACAGGTTGGTCGGCGACGCGTCGGCGAGGATCACGTCGAGGCCGCGGGCGGTGAGGCCCAGGCCGATGCTGGTTCCCAGGAGCCCGGCGCCGACGACTCGCACCGGCCCGATCAGGCGAGACTCGACCACGTTCGGCTCCAAACTTGCGCGGTTGACAGGGGGTGAAACGGATGCTGCGGGGGCTACTTCTGCGCCCTACTTCTGCACTTCGGCGCGGGACACCGTGAGCAGCTGACCGAGTTCCACCTTAGTGAGGTCTCGCACGGCGCCGGCCCGGAGGGTGCCCAGCTGCAGCGGGCCGAACTGACGGCGCACCAGGTCCACGACGGGGTGGCCGACGGCGTCCATCATCCGTCGCACGATGCGGTTGCGGCCGGAGTGCAGGGTGAGCTCGACGAGGGTGAAGCCGTCGCCGGGAGGGCTGGTGAGGATGCGGGCCTTGTCGGCGGCGATGGGGCCGTCCTCGAGCTCGATGCCGCTCTGCAGCTTGCCGATGGTCTGCGCGGAGACGCGGCCTTCGACCTTGGCGATGTAGGTCTTGGCGACGCCGAAGGAGGGGTGCGCGAGCACGTGGGCGAGGTCACCGTCGTTGGTGAGGATGAGCAGGCCGCTGGTGGCGGCGTCGAGGCGGCCCACGTTGAACAGGCGTTCCTCGTAGCCCTCGGTGAACTGGCGGAGGTCCGGGCGGCCGCTCTCGTCCTGCATGGAGGAGACCACGCCGACGGGCTTGTTGAGCATCACGTAGCGGCGGCTGGTGTCCAGCTGCACGGCCACGTTGTCCACGGCGATTTTGTCGGTCTCGGGGTGCACGCGGCGGCCGAGCTCGGTGACGACCTTGCCGTTGACCCGCACGCGGCCGGAGCTGATCATCTCTTCGCTGACCCGGCGGGAGGCGACGCCGGCGGCGGAGAGCACCTTCTGCAGGCGGATGCCGTCGGCGGCGGCCTCGGGGTTCGTCGCGAAGTCCGGGTTGGTGCTGCTGGTGTCGGTGTAGCCGTCGTTGTGGTCGGTCATGGTAGATCCTCGAATCCGTTCGCACCGTCGGCGAGCAACGGCGAAATTAGTGGCAACTCGTCGAGCGAGTTGATTCCCAGCTGCACGAGCAGCAGGTCGGTGGTGGCGTAATTGATCGCGCCGGTCTCGCTATCGGTGAAGGCTTCGGTGATCAATCCGCGCCCCAGGAGGGTGCGCACCACCGAGTCGACGTTAACGGCCCTGATCGAGGCTACCGCGCCGCGGCTGATCGGTTGCTTGTAGGCGATCACGGCGAGGGTCTCCAGGGCGGCCTGGGAGAGCCGGCTGGGGTTCTGGGTGAGCACGAAGTCGGCTACGACGGGGTCGTGTTCGGCGCGCACGTAGATGCGCCAGCCGCCGGCCACCTCGCGCAGTTCGAAGCCGCGGCGCACGGTGCCGTCGACGCCGTCGAAGTCGGCGACGAGCCGCAGGATGGCCTCGCGCACCTCGACGAGCGGACGCCCGACCGCGCTGGCCAGGTGCACCAGGCTCTGCGGCTCATCCGCCACCATCAGAATCGCCTCGAGCCGCCGCTCGATCGGCTGCGCCTCGCCCGCTCCCCCGTCGCCGGTCGCGCCCGTCTCACCCGCCGAGCCTCCTGCGCTGGTCGATCCTGTCGAGACCCCGCGAGCCGACCCCTCGGACACGCCCCCGTCGCTGGTCGAGCTTGTCGGGACCCCGTGAGCCGATGTCTCGACCGCGGCAGTGCTGGCATCAGGCGTCATAGTCGGCTCCGAGATTCGCGAGGTTGTCGTCCGACCAGCCGTCGGCATCCCAGTGCAGACTGAGCTCCCCGAGCGGTTCCAGCTGGTCGTAGGTGAGGGCGCCGTGCCGGTACAGCTCGAGCACGGCGAGAAACCGGGCGATGACCTGCCCCTTCTGCGCGCAGTCCACGATCAGCTCCCGGAACGTGAGGGTCTGATTCGCGCGCAGCATCGCCACGACGATCGCCGCCTGCTCCCGGATGCTCACCAGCGGCGCGTGCAGATGCTCCAGCCCCACAGTGGGCAGCTCGCGCGGCGTGAGGGCCAGCGCGGCCAGCGCGCCGAAATCGGCGAGCGAGAGCGTCCAGACCAGCTCCGGAGTCGTCGTGCGGTACTTCTCTTCGAGCCGCACCGAGCGCACGTGCCGGGTGGCCTCGTGTTCGAGGTTCTCGAGGAACCACGCCGACGCCGTCTTGAACGCGCGGTACTGCAGCAGCCGGGCGAAGAGCAGGTCGCGGGCCTCGAGCAGCGCCACGTCCTCGGCATCCACCAGCTCACCCTGGGGCAGCAGGCCCACCAGCTTGAGGTCGAGCAGGGTGGCCGCCACCACGAGGAACTCGGTGGCCTGGTCGAGCTCCTCGGCCGCGTCGAGGCCGCGCAGGTAGGCGATGAACTCGTCGGTGACCCGGCTCAGCGAAATCTCGGTGATGTCGAGTTCGTGCTTGCCGATCAGCGAGAGCAGCAGGTCGAACGGGCCCTCGAAGTTCTGCAGCGCCACGGAGAAGCCGGGCGTGGGCATCCCGTTGCCGCCGTCGACCAGCGTGCCGGCCGTGCCGGAGGCGGCCGAGGCTGTCGCCGCGGCGGTGGCCGGAACGGCCGAGAGCCGCTTAGGCGACCGCGCCACGCTGGATCAGTTCCCGCGCCGCCTGCTTGTAGGCCTTGGCGGCGGCGTGCTCCGGAGCGAACTCTGTGATCGGCACCCCCGCGACACTGGCATCCGGGAATTTGACGGTGCGCCCGATGACGGTGTCGAGCACCCGGTCGCCGAACGCGTCGACGACCCGCTCCAGCACCTCACGCGAGTGCAGCGTGCGGGCGTCGTACATGGTGGCCAGGATGCCGTCGAGTTCGATGGCCGGGTTGAGCCGGTCGCGCACCTTGTCGATGGTCTCGATGAGCAGGGCAACGCCGCGCAGGGCGAAGAACTCGCACTCGAGCGGGATGAGCACCCCGTGGCTGGCGGTGAGCGCGTTGACCGTGAGGATGCCCAGCGACGGCTGGCAGTCGATGAGGATCACGTCGTAGTCGTTGGAGACCTTGCGAAGCACCCGGGCGAGGATCTGCTCGCGGGCGACCTCGTTGACCAGGTGCACCTCCGCGGCGGAAAGGTCGATGTTGGCCGGGATGATGTCCAGGCCCTCGACAGCGGTGTGCTGGATGGCCTCGTGCGGGTCCTTGGAGCCGCTCAGGAGCAGGTCGTAGATGGTGGTGACGTCGTGGGTGGGCACGCCGAGACCGGCCGACAGGGCGCCCTGCGGGTCGAAGTCGATGGCGAGCACCCGGCGGCCGTAGCCGGCCAGCGCCGCGCCCAGGTTGATGGTGGTCGTCGTCTTGCCGACGCCGCCCTTCTGGTTGCACAGCGACACGATGCGCGCCGGCCCGTGGCTCTTCAGCGGGGCAGGTTCTTCGAACACCTGCACCGGTCGCCCGGTTGCGCCGGTGGGGAGTTCCTCGAGTCCGGGAAGCTGCGTCCGGCTATCCGTCTTACGCGCCACTGGGCTGTCCTCGATCCGTCATGCAATTCACTTGGTCGATTCTACCGAGCCGCCACGCCCGCCCCCGCCAAGATACCCGGTGTGCCGCTACTCGCTGCCGTTCGCGCGACGGTCGAGCCCGCCGAGACCAGGTGAGCCGGTCTGCGGAACGCAACCGTTGCGCTGGTCGAGCTTGCCGAGACCCCGTGCGCCGGTCTCGAGGCACGTCACGAGGTCTCGACGGGCTCGACCAGCGATGGGGCCCGACACACGCGCAGGTCCGGTCAGCCGGCCTTCTTGTCGTCGGTGCCGGCGCGTACCCGCACCACGGTCTCCCAGCCGGCCACGATCACGAGCACCGCGGTGGTCACCGCGCCCAGCTGCAGCGGGTTGAGCGCAAACACAAACGCGGCCGCGAACGCCACCAGCAACGCCCCGATCCCCACCAGGTACGACACGAGCAGCTCGCGCGCCACGACCAGCCGGAACAGCAGCATCCCCGCCACATAGAGCAGCGGACCGCCCACCAGCACCACGGCGGTCGACAGGGTCATGCCGGCGTGCGGGTGCGAGAGCACCTCCTTGTCGGCGACCGAGGTGAGCACGATGCCGGCGATGATCACCGCGTGCACGTAGGTGTAGGCCAGCCGGGCGATGCGGCCCGGCTCGGCCGCGGCGGCGATGGCCTTGGCGCCGGCGCGTTCGCTGTGGTCGAAGTACAGCCACCACATGGCCACACTGGCGCCGAACGCGAGCAGCATGCCCAGGATGCTCTCCGCCGACGATTCCTTGTCGACGAACGCGAACCCGGTGACGAGCAGTGATTCGCCCAGGGCGATGATCACGAACAGGGCACTGCGCTCGGCGATGTGCCCGCCGGAGAGGTCCCACTGGTCGACACCGGAGGCGCCGAGTCCGGGCACCCGGAAGCCCAGCCCGGCGGAGAGGTACTCGATGGCCAGCGCGATCAGCCAGAGCGGCAACCTATATTGCAGCGGCAGCAGCGCGCCGACGATCCAGAACACGCTGGACAGGGCCAGCCAGGCGAGGATCCGCACGAAGGTGCGGCGCAGCTCCGGGTCATGCCGGGCCACGGCGAACAGCATGAAGGCGGTGCGGCCCAGTTGCAGCACCGTGTACGCGAGCGCGAAGACGATGCCGCGGTCACCGAACGACTCGTAGATCGAGACGCTCACCACAAAACCCACGAGCGACAGGCCCAGCACCACGCCGCGCACGGGCAGCTTGGCCGGGTCGAGCCAGTTGGTCACCCAGGTCGTGTACACCCAGAGCCACCACAGGGCGAGCACGAGCATCGCCGACTCGAGAGCACCCTCCCAGGACTGGTTCTCGTAGAGGTAGCGGGAGAGCTGGGTGAGCGCGAAGACGAAGATCAGGTCGAAGAACAGCTCCACGTAGGTGACGCGGTCGGCGGCCTCCGAGTCGTCGGGGCGCAGCAGGTTGCGACGGATGCCGAAGCGGCCGGCCGGCGTCGCTGCCGGCGGGGGCGGGGAGGTGCGGGTCACTCCCCCATTGTCAGGGATGCGGCCTGCGGAACGCACCCATTCCGCTGAACAGGCCGTCAGCGGGCTCGGGGGTGGGCGGTGGTGTACATGTCGCGGAGGGTGTCGATGGTGACGAGCGTGTAGATCTGGGTGGTGGCCACCGACGAGTGGCCGAGCAGTTCCTGCACCACGCGCACGTCGGCGCCGCCGGAGAGCAGGTGGGTGGCGAAGGAGTGCCGCAGCGTGTGCGGCGACACCTCGATGCCCAGCTCGGCCCGTTCGGCGGCGGCGCGGATGATGAGCCACGCGTTCTGCCGGCTCACCCGGTGCCCGCGCACCCCGAGGAACAGCGCCGGGGTGGCTTTGCCGCGAGCGGACAGCACCGGCCGGGCCCGCACCAGGTATGCGTCGATCGCGGTGCGGGCGAAGCTGCCCACCGGCACGATGCGCTGCTTGTTGCCCTTGCCGGTGAGGCGCACCACGTCTTCCTCGAGCACGTCGTCGACGTTGAGGTTGACCACCTCCGACACCCGCGCCCCGGTGGCGTAGAGCAGCTCCAGCAGCGCCTTGTCGCGCAACTGCGGCAGCTCGTCTCCGTCGGTGGCGGCCAGCAGCTGGTTGACTTGCTCGATCGAGATGGCCTTGGGCAGTCTGAGGCCCAGTTTGGGCGGTTTCGTCTCGTGCGCGACGTCCGCGTCCACGAGGGATTCCTCGAGCAGGAACCTGTGGAACCCGCGCACGGTGGAGAGGATCCGCGCCACCGACGACGC
This is a stretch of genomic DNA from Cryobacterium soli. It encodes these proteins:
- a CDS encoding prephenate dehydrogenase, whose product is MVESRLIGPVRVVGAGLLGTSIGLGLTARGLDVILADASPTNLSLAIDYGAGRAAAAGDAPQLIVVCVPPDVTADIVARELEAFPDAIVTDVASVKLAPLTELRERGADVSRYIGSHPLAGRERGGPLAGRADLFIGRPWVVAAHDAISYQRATAIDDLILDLGATLVEMSPEDHDNAVALVSHVPQVVSTLMARRLTDAPGSALNLAGGGVRDVTRVAASDPELWVQILGANPAPVRQILLALRDDLDRFIDALADPAAPGARRQVAEEIAGGNAGVARLPGKHGQDRRYSVITVMVDDTPGQLARLFNEIGEVGVNLEDLRLEHSPGAQIGLAEISILPEAVSRLTTELAARGWRIVG
- a CDS encoding pseudouridine synthase: MTDHNDGYTDTSSTNPDFATNPEAAADGIRLQKVLSAAGVASRRVSEEMISSGRVRVNGKVVTELGRRVHPETDKIAVDNVAVQLDTSRRYVMLNKPVGVVSSMQDESGRPDLRQFTEGYEERLFNVGRLDAATSGLLILTNDGDLAHVLAHPSFGVAKTYIAKVEGRVSAQTIGKLQSGIELEDGPIAADKARILTSPPGDGFTLVELTLHSGRNRIVRRMMDAVGHPVVDLVRRQFGPLQLGTLRAGAVRDLTKVELGQLLTVSRAEVQK
- the scpB gene encoding SMC-Scp complex subunit ScpB, encoding MTPDASTAAVETSAHGVPTSSTSDGGVSEGSARGVSTGSTSAGGSAGETGATGDGGAGEAQPIERRLEAILMVADEPQSLVHLASAVGRPLVEVREAILRLVADFDGVDGTVRRGFELREVAGGWRIYVRAEHDPVVADFVLTQNPSRLSQAALETLAVIAYKQPISRGAVASIRAVNVDSVVRTLLGRGLITEAFTDSETGAINYATTDLLLVQLGINSLDELPLISPLLADGANGFEDLP
- a CDS encoding segregation and condensation protein A gives rise to the protein MPTPGFSVALQNFEGPFDLLLSLIGKHELDITEISLSRVTDEFIAYLRGLDAAEELDQATEFLVVAATLLDLKLVGLLPQGELVDAEDVALLEARDLLFARLLQYRAFKTASAWFLENLEHEATRHVRSVRLEEKYRTTTPELVWTLSLADFGALAALALTPRELPTVGLEHLHAPLVSIREQAAIVVAMLRANQTLTFRELIVDCAQKGQVIARFLAVLELYRHGALTYDQLEPLGELSLHWDADGWSDDNLANLGADYDA
- a CDS encoding ParA family protein, which produces MARKTDSRTQLPGLEELPTGATGRPVQVFEEPAPLKSHGPARIVSLCNQKGGVGKTTTTINLGAALAGYGRRVLAIDFDPQGALSAGLGVPTHDVTTIYDLLLSGSKDPHEAIQHTAVEGLDIIPANIDLSAAEVHLVNEVAREQILARVLRKVSNDYDVILIDCQPSLGILTVNALTASHGVLIPLECEFFALRGVALLIETIDKVRDRLNPAIELDGILATMYDARTLHSREVLERVVDAFGDRVLDTVIGRTVKFPDASVAGVPITEFAPEHAAAKAYKQAARELIQRGAVA
- a CDS encoding low temperature requirement protein A, encoding MTRTSPPPPAATPAGRFGIRRNLLRPDDSEAADRVTYVELFFDLIFVFALTQLSRYLYENQSWEGALESAMLVLALWWLWVYTTWVTNWLDPAKLPVRGVVLGLSLVGFVVSVSIYESFGDRGIVFALAYTVLQLGRTAFMLFAVARHDPELRRTFVRILAWLALSSVFWIVGALLPLQYRLPLWLIALAIEYLSAGLGFRVPGLGASGVDQWDLSGGHIAERSALFVIIALGESLLVTGFAFVDKESSAESILGMLLAFGASVAMWWLYFDHSERAGAKAIAAAAEPGRIARLAYTYVHAVIIAGIVLTSVADKEVLSHPHAGMTLSTAVVLVGGPLLYVAGMLLFRLVVARELLVSYLVGIGALLVAFAAAFVFALNPLQLGAVTTAVLVIVAGWETVVRVRAGTDDKKAG
- the xerD gene encoding site-specific tyrosine recombinase XerD, which translates into the protein MTGPVFVEEAVHSYLRHVSIERGLSANTVAAYRRDLVIYAGWLTDAGVTDLGAVTAVQVSAFVQFLGGRAESPLTASSVARILSTVRGFHRFLLEESLVDADVAHETKPPKLGLRLPKAISIEQVNQLLAATDGDELPQLRDKALLELLYATGARVSEVVNLNVDDVLEEDVVRLTGKGNKQRIVPVGSFARTAIDAYLVRARPVLSARGKATPALFLGVRGHRVSRQNAWLIIRAAAERAELGIEVSPHTLRHSFATHLLSGGADVRVVQELLGHSSVATTQIYTLVTIDTLRDMYTTAHPRAR